One Callospermophilus lateralis isolate mCalLat2 unplaced genomic scaffold, mCalLat2.hap1 Scaffold_5937, whole genome shotgun sequence DNA segment encodes these proteins:
- the LOC143640722 gene encoding polyunsaturated fatty acid lipoxygenase ALOX15-like, whose translation EGTLFEADFYLLDGIKANVICNHQQHLAAPLVMLKLQPDGQLLPMAIQLQLPKIGSIPPPLFLPTDPPVVWLLAKCWVRSSEFQLHELQSHLLRGHLMAEVFAVATMRCLPSVHPVFKLIVPHLRYTMEINLRARNGLVSDCGVFDQVVSVGGGGHLDLLRRAGGLLTYSSLCPPDDLADRGLLEVKSSYYAQDALRLWEIIRRYVEGIMDLYYKTDVAVRDDPELQNWCREITEIGLLGPQDRGFPTSLQSRAQACHFVTMCIFTCTGQHSSIHLGQLDWFSWIPNAPCTMRLPPPTTKDATMETVMATLPTVNQATLQMSIIWQLGRRQPIMVPLGQHEEEHFSSPGPKAVLKRFREELAVLDKEIEVRNENLDIPYEYLRPSLVENSVAI comes from the exons gaagGCACCTTGTTTGAAGCTGATTTTTACCTACTGGATGGGATCAAGGCCAATGTCATCTGTAATCACCAACAGCACCTGGCTGCCCCTCTGGTCATGCTGAAACTGCAGCCTGATGGGCAACTCTTACCCATGGCCATTCAG CTCCAACTGCCAAAGATCGGATCTATTCCACCACCGCTTTTCCTGCCCACGGATCCCCCAGTGGTCTGGCTCTTGGCCAAATGCTGGGTCCGTAGCTCTGAATTCCAGCTTCATGAGCTgcagtctcatcttctgagaggaCACTTGATGGCTGAGGTCTTTGctgtggccaccatgaggtgCCTTCCATCAGTACATCCTGTCTTCAAG CTTATAGTTCCTCACCTGCGATACACCATGGAAATTAACCTTCGGGCCAGGAATGGGCTGGTCTCAGATTGTGGAGTTTTTGACCAG GTGGTGAGCGTAGGTGGGGGAGGCCATCTGGATCTGCTGAGGCGTGCTGGAGGCCTTCTGACCTATAGCTCATTATGTCCCCCTGACGACTTAGCTGACCGGGGGCTCCTGGAAGTCAAGTCTTCCTACTATGCTCAAGATGCACTGCGGCTCTGGGAAATCATCCGTCG GTATGTGGAAGGAATTATGGATCTGTACTATAAGACAGATGTGGCTGTGAGAGATGACCCTGAGCTGCAGAACTGGTGTCGAGAGATCACTGAAATTGGGCTGCTAGGGCCCCAGGATCGAG GGTTTCCCACCTCTCTCCAGTCTCGGGCCCAGGCTTGCCACTTTGTCACCATGTGCATCTTCACCTGCACTGGGCAGCATTCTTCCATCCACCTGGGCCAG TTGGATTGGTTCTCTTGGATCCCTAATGCACCCTGCACCATGCGGCTGCCCCCACCAACTACCAAGGATGCCACTATGGAGACAGTGATGGCCACACTGCCCACTGTTAATCAGGCTACTCTCCAGATGTCCATCATTTGGCAGCTTGGCAGACGCCAGCCCATTATG GTGCCTCTGGGCCAGCATGAGGAGGAGCATTTTTCAAGCCCTGGGCCCAAGGCTGTGCTGAAGAGGTTCAGGGAGGAGCTGGCTGTCCTGGACAAGGAAATCGAAGTCCGGAATGAAAACCTAGACATACCCTATGAGTACCTGCGACCCAGCCTGGTGGAAAATAGTGTGGCCATATGA